One stretch of Caldalkalibacillus uzonensis DNA includes these proteins:
- a CDS encoding sporulation protein YpjB, which translates to MRRRMVRDHWAVKMFILVMFVTIGLNIGVTYADSHNNTRDEQLRKWLEIDELADKAFRLVEEKQYDQARQTVLEISERLLTVQLGQYLQHVEQANILTETVVQAQGALTQVKLNENQVYQQVLRMRLTINAVSHTEQPLWINFYPKLAEDLTALKQSINKGDRDQFFRYLNRLFNHYEFIRPAIVVSHPPQVYTQLDSLVAYLDRYSAELWQKKEQTAQVLDRLEKQIDLAFFQESGEQQGAFILLLVGISLLIVSVLSYVGWKKYRGEQEAETVPWRKARSM; encoded by the coding sequence ATGAGAAGACGTATGGTTCGTGACCACTGGGCAGTTAAAATGTTCATTTTGGTTATGTTTGTCACGATTGGCTTGAATATTGGTGTCACATATGCGGACAGCCATAACAATACCAGAGATGAACAATTGCGTAAGTGGCTTGAAATAGATGAACTGGCAGATAAAGCATTCCGCTTGGTTGAAGAGAAACAGTATGATCAAGCCCGTCAAACAGTGCTGGAGATTTCTGAACGTCTGCTAACTGTACAATTGGGACAATACCTGCAACATGTGGAACAGGCCAATATTTTGACGGAAACGGTCGTACAAGCCCAAGGAGCCCTTACCCAAGTGAAGCTCAACGAGAATCAGGTCTACCAGCAGGTTTTACGGATGCGCTTAACGATCAACGCTGTGAGTCATACTGAGCAGCCGCTATGGATTAATTTTTATCCTAAGCTGGCCGAAGACTTGACTGCTCTGAAACAAAGTATAAATAAGGGGGATCGGGACCAATTTTTCCGGTATTTAAATCGCTTGTTCAATCATTATGAATTTATCCGCCCGGCCATCGTTGTGAGTCATCCTCCTCAAGTATATACCCAGCTTGATTCACTTGTTGCCTATCTGGACCGGTATTCGGCTGAACTGTGGCAAAAAAAAGAACAGACAGCGCAAGTACTGGATCGATTAGAAAAACAGATTGACCTCGCATTTTTCCAAGAGTCAGGAGAGCAGCAAGGCGCTTTCATTCTGTTATTGGTAGGGATATCCTTACTGATTGTTAGCGTATTAAGTTATGTGGGCTGGAAAAAATATAGGGGTGAGCAGGAAGCCGAAACCGTTCCTTGGCGCAAGGCGAGAAGTATGTAG
- a CDS encoding DUF1405 domain-containing protein, translated as MNAVMLWFKWLTKWLGQRSGLWTLLVINTLGTIYGYYWYKNQLAATEWYLLPFVPDSPTASLFFCFVLVAFLMGRQWRFVEAFAAVTLFKYGVWATVMIVWTGLLGGELTWQHYMLIFSHIGMAVQALLYIPYFSFKLHHLLLVATWTLTNDVLDYTLGIFPWLNYRLHPFLPQIYTFTVCLSLVGLLIFYLSVVCRGKRVARHVPKRH; from the coding sequence GTGAATGCGGTCATGTTGTGGTTTAAATGGCTGACAAAGTGGCTGGGTCAAAGATCAGGCTTATGGACGTTACTGGTCATCAATACACTGGGAACGATATACGGCTATTACTGGTACAAAAACCAGCTGGCAGCAACTGAGTGGTACTTATTACCCTTTGTTCCGGATAGCCCGACGGCCAGTTTATTTTTCTGCTTTGTACTGGTGGCTTTTTTAATGGGCAGACAGTGGCGGTTCGTGGAAGCTTTTGCAGCAGTCACTCTCTTCAAATATGGGGTCTGGGCTACGGTGATGATTGTTTGGACAGGTTTGCTCGGTGGGGAATTGACCTGGCAGCATTATATGCTCATTTTTTCCCACATTGGGATGGCCGTTCAAGCTTTGTTGTACATCCCTTATTTCAGCTTCAAGCTGCACCATCTGCTACTGGTTGCCACATGGACCCTAACTAATGATGTGTTAGATTATACGCTGGGTATTTTTCCGTGGTTGAATTACCGGCTACATCCCTTTTTGCCCCAAATTTATACCTTCACCGTCTGTTTAAGTTTGGTCGGACTCCTGATTTTTTATCTGTCGGTGGTTTGCAGGGGGAAAAGGGTCGCCCGCCACGTCCCCAAACGTCATTAA
- a CDS encoding menaquinol-cytochrome c reductase cytochrome b/c subunit produces the protein MASNHDNHHKEVKYVEDSRILARRVPNIPKDYSEFPGKTEPFWPNFLLKEWMVGAVVLIGFLVLTVAHEPPLERLADPTDTGYSPVPDWYFLFLFQLLKYSFASGPYTVIGTVVIPGLAFTALLLAPWLDRSKERRPIKRPIASGIMLLVIVSLFVLTYDAYKGHDWSQNEVYAWDSPYFDVEIDTTHPSYELYAQYTCINCHGENLEGGAVGVPLNLVGAELSEDQIRNVIINGQGAMPSGLVDDEEDLQALAEWLASLDGEE, from the coding sequence ATGGCAAGTAATCATGACAATCACCATAAAGAGGTTAAATATGTGGAAGATTCACGTATCCTGGCCCGGCGTGTACCAAACATTCCCAAAGACTATTCGGAGTTTCCGGGCAAGACTGAGCCCTTCTGGCCTAACTTTCTTTTAAAAGAGTGGATGGTTGGGGCCGTTGTTTTGATCGGATTTCTTGTGTTGACGGTTGCCCATGAACCGCCATTGGAACGTCTCGCTGACCCGACCGATACCGGTTATTCCCCGGTGCCAGACTGGTACTTCTTATTTCTCTTTCAGCTCTTAAAATACAGCTTTGCTTCTGGTCCCTACACCGTGATCGGAACCGTTGTGATACCTGGTTTGGCCTTCACAGCTTTGCTGTTGGCTCCATGGCTGGACCGCAGCAAGGAACGGCGACCGATTAAGCGGCCTATTGCTTCTGGGATCATGCTACTTGTTATCGTATCGCTGTTTGTCTTAACTTATGATGCGTATAAAGGGCATGACTGGTCCCAAAACGAAGTGTACGCTTGGGACAGCCCATATTTTGATGTGGAGATCGATACCACCCATCCGTCCTATGAGTTATATGCCCAATATACATGTATCAACTGTCACGGTGAAAATCTGGAAGGTGGAGCAGTTGGTGTTCCGTTAAACCTGGTTGGGGCTGAGCTTTCAGAAGATCAAATTAGAAATGTAATTATTAACGGACAGGGTGCTATGCCAAGTGGTCTTGTTGACGATGAAGAAGATTTGCAGGCACTTGCTGAATGGCTTGCTTCACTGGATGGTGAAGAATAA
- the qcrB gene encoding menaquinol-cytochrome c reductase cytochrome b subunit produces MLQKLYDWVDERVDITPMWRDLADHEVPEHVNPAHHFSAFIYCFGGLTFFITVIQILSGMFLTMYYVPDIVNAYESVKYLQNEVAYGQIVRGMHHWGASVVIVMMFLHTLRVFFTGSYKKPRELNWVVGVMIFGVMLGLGFTGYLLPWDMKAYFATAVGIEIASSVPLIGGMIETFLAGGDVLGAQTLARFFAIHVFFLPAALLALMGIHFILIRRQGISGPL; encoded by the coding sequence ATGCTGCAAAAGTTATATGATTGGGTTGATGAACGGGTTGATATTACCCCGATGTGGCGGGACTTGGCCGACCATGAGGTCCCCGAACATGTGAACCCGGCACATCACTTCTCGGCGTTTATTTACTGTTTCGGTGGCTTAACCTTTTTCATCACCGTGATCCAAATTTTATCCGGGATGTTTCTCACCATGTACTATGTTCCGGATATTGTTAATGCATATGAATCAGTTAAATATCTGCAAAATGAAGTGGCTTACGGGCAGATTGTGCGCGGCATGCACCACTGGGGTGCCAGTGTGGTTATTGTCATGATGTTCCTACATACACTGCGCGTCTTCTTTACCGGCTCATATAAAAAGCCCCGCGAGTTGAACTGGGTTGTAGGTGTGATGATCTTTGGGGTGATGCTGGGTCTTGGCTTTACCGGCTATTTGCTGCCCTGGGATATGAAAGCGTACTTTGCCACTGCGGTTGGGATTGAAATTGCCTCAAGTGTGCCGCTTATTGGGGGAATGATTGAAACATTCCTGGCTGGCGGTGATGTGTTGGGTGCCCAGACATTGGCACGTTTCTTTGCCATTCATGTCTTTTTCCTGCCTGCCGCATTGCTGGCCTTGATGGGGATCCACTTTATCCTGATTCGCAGACAGGGAATCTCTGGACCACTATAA
- a CDS encoding ubiquinol-cytochrome c reductase iron-sulfur subunit, translated as MSDKEKQQVSRRQFLNYTLMGVGGFLVSATVAPMIRFAIDPVLKVGAEQEMVPVGDISEFGKEYKRVDFKLLIKDGWTEYERLYSAWVRVLDNGEVQALSPVCKHLGCTVQWDTNDDYPNHFFCPCHNGLYDENGINIPGTPPIAPLDVYQYEVGEDGKLYLGRAVPREELG; from the coding sequence ATGAGTGACAAAGAGAAACAGCAGGTGTCCAGACGGCAGTTCCTTAATTACACTTTAATGGGCGTCGGCGGTTTCCTCGTCTCAGCGACGGTGGCTCCGATGATCCGCTTTGCCATAGACCCTGTTTTAAAAGTCGGTGCGGAGCAGGAGATGGTTCCTGTTGGCGACATCTCCGAATTCGGCAAAGAGTACAAACGGGTCGATTTTAAATTATTGATCAAGGACGGTTGGACAGAGTATGAAAGATTGTACTCCGCCTGGGTCAGAGTGTTGGACAACGGTGAAGTGCAAGCCTTGTCTCCCGTCTGTAAGCACTTAGGGTGCACTGTGCAGTGGGACACCAACGACGATTATCCCAATCATTTCTTCTGCCCGTGTCATAACGGACTATACGATGAAAACGGCATTAACATTCCCGGTACGCCGCCTATTGCCCCACTTGATGTTTATCAATATGAAGTGGGTGAAGACGGCAAACTGTATTTAGGCCGAGCAGTGCCACGAGAGGAGTTGGGATAA